From Polynucleobacter difficilis, a single genomic window includes:
- a CDS encoding zinc-ribbon domain-containing protein: MLWRCANRHEWLANPDSIIQGGWCPECASRCGGKVTEMIVIDTM; the protein is encoded by the coding sequence TTGCTTTGGCGCTGCGCTAACAGACATGAGTGGTTAGCAAATCCTGACTCTATCATTCAAGGTGGTTGGTGCCCAGAATGCGCTTCCCGATGCGGCGGCAAGGTTACTGAAATGATAGTGATAGATACTATGTAA
- a CDS encoding DJ-1/PfpI family protein, with translation MSTQINIGFLLFPGLTQLDLTGPAQVLSRVPNAKIHLAWKNTDPVITDVGFCITPTTSFADCPQLDVLCVPGGFGIGDQMIDQDTLKFLRDQGSKAKYITSVCNGSLILGAAGLLKGRKSACHWIWKKYLAKFGAEAVDARVVRDGNHISGGGVTAGIDFAYVLAAELAGEETAKMLQLGLEYDPQPPYDCGTPDKAGLALVDKVMALQIERIKKIEPNIEKASSSLLNRS, from the coding sequence GTGAGCACACAAATTAATATTGGTTTTTTACTATTTCCAGGCCTTACACAGCTTGATTTAACGGGGCCCGCTCAAGTATTAAGTCGTGTGCCAAATGCCAAAATTCATTTAGCGTGGAAAAATACAGATCCTGTTATCACCGACGTTGGCTTTTGTATTACTCCAACAACATCATTTGCAGACTGCCCTCAACTAGATGTGCTATGTGTTCCAGGTGGATTTGGTATCGGCGACCAAATGATTGATCAGGATACGCTAAAGTTTCTTCGAGATCAGGGTAGTAAGGCAAAGTACATTACCTCCGTATGTAATGGTTCATTAATTCTTGGTGCCGCTGGCTTACTCAAAGGCAGAAAAAGTGCTTGTCACTGGATATGGAAAAAATATCTTGCTAAATTTGGAGCGGAGGCAGTCGATGCTCGCGTAGTACGAGATGGTAATCATATTTCAGGGGGCGGAGTCACGGCTGGTATTGATTTTGCTTACGTGCTCGCTGCGGAGCTGGCAGGTGAGGAAACTGCAAAAATGCTGCAACTTGGTCTAGAGTATGATCCTCAGCCACCCTATGATTGCGGCACCCCAGACAAAGCAGGTTTAGCACTTGTTGATAAAGTAATGGCCTTACAAATAGAACGAATAAAAAAAATTGAACCTAACATCGAGAAAGCTTCATCAAGCTTATTAAATCGTAGTTAG